In Nicotiana tabacum cultivar K326 chromosome 19, ASM71507v2, whole genome shotgun sequence, one DNA window encodes the following:
- the LOC107775428 gene encoding polyol transporter 5: MAEEKLASNNGVHSQPQIASIRDFDPPKKPKTNKYAIACSFLASLASILLGYDIGVMSGAIIYIQKDLHITDIQVEILVGILNVYSLFGSAAAGRTSDWIGRRYTMVVAAAIFFAGALLMGFATTYAFLMVGRFVAGVGVGYALMVAPVYTAEVSPASSRGFLTSFPEVFINGGILLGYVSNFAFSRLPTHLSWRFMLGIGAVPSVFLAVSVLAMPESPRWLVMQGRLGDARRVLNKTSDSLEEAQLRLADIKEAAGLPEHCNDDIVEVPKRPKGDNVWRELIFSPTPAVRHILLTGVGIHFFQQASGIDAVVLYSPRIFEKAGIKSDHDKLLATVAVGFVKTIFILVATFMLDKSGRRPLLLTSVAGMVLSLMLLATGLTIIDQSEQKVVWAIALSITMVLAYVALFSIGMGPITWVYSSEIFPLRLRATGCSIGVAVNRVTSGVVSMTFLSLEKAITIGGAFFLYAGLAAVAFVFFFTLMPETQGKTLEEMEALFGTFWNWRKTARELKEAKITEKTEKNSNDNGQIQMGIAPAISS; the protein is encoded by the exons ATGGCAGAAGAAAAATTAGCCAGTAATAATGGTGTTCATAGCCAACCTCAGATAGCTAGTATTCGAGATTTCGATCCTCCAAAgaaaccaaaaacaaacaaatatgcAATAGCTTGTTCTTTCTTAGCTTCTTTGGCTTCAATCTTGCTTGGTTATG ATATTGGAGTAATGAGTGGAGCCATCATCTACATTCAGAAAGACCTCCATATCACCGATATCCAAGTGGAGATTCTGGTAGGAATCCTCAATGTCTACTCTCTCTTTGGTTCTGCCGCCGCCGGCCGTACATCCGACTGGATTGGTCGCCGGTACACTATGGTGGTGGCCGCCGCAATCTTCTTCGCCGGAGCTCTTCTGATGGGTTTTGCTACCACATATGCATTTCTCATGGTGGGTCGATTCGTCGCCGGAGTCGGAGTCGGGTACGCTCTCATGGTTGCTCCGGTTTACACAGCCGAAGTTTCGCCGGCGTCTTCCCGCGGTTTTCTTACGTCATTCCCGGAAGTTTTCATTAATGGAG GTATATTGCTGGGATATGTATCAAACTTCGCGTTTTCAAGACTTCCAACTCACTTGAGTTGGCGATTCATGCTTGGAATTGGAGCAGTCCCGTCAGTATTCTTAGCCGTAAGTGTACTCGCCATGCCTGAGTCACCTCGTTGGCTCGTAATGCAGGGTCGACTCGGCGATGCAAGGCGAGTTCTGAACAAAACTTCTGATTCTTTAGAAGAAGCTCAGCTAAGACTCGCCGATATCAAAGAAGCCGCCGGCCTACCGGAACACTGCAACGACGACATAGTTGAAGTACCCAAACGCCCTAAAGGCGACAACGTATGGCGGGAATTGATCTTCTCACCAACGCCGGCCGTCCGTCACATACTACTCACCGGCGTCGGAATTCATTTTTTTCAGCAAGCAAGTGGAATCGACGCCGTCGTTTTGTATAGTCCgagaatttttgaaaaagcaGGGATTAAATCCGATCACGACAAGTTGCTCGCCACTGTAGCCGTTGGATTTGTTAAAACAATTTTCATACTTGTAGCCACATTCATGCTCGACAAATCCGGCCGGCGGCCGTTGCTGTTAACCAGTGTCGCCGGAATGGTGCTGTCGTTGATGCTACTCGCCACCGGCCTTACAATCATTGACCAATCGGAGCAAAAAGTAGTTTGGGCTATTGCACTTAGTATAACAATGGTGTTGGCTTACGTGGCACTTTTCTCAATCGGGATGGGTCCAATAACGTGGGTTTACAGTTCGGAGATTTTCCCCTTGAGGCTACGGGCAACTGGGTGCAGTATAGGGGTGGCGGTAAACAGGGTAACAAGTGGAGTAGTGTCAATGACGTTTTTGTCCCTGGAAAAGGCGATAACAATTGGCGGTGCGTTCTTTTTGTACGCCGGATTAGCGGCGGTGGCGTTTGTGTTTTTCTTCACCTTGATGCCGGAAACACAAGGGAAGACTCTAGAAGAAATGGAGGCATTGTTTGGAACTTTCTGGAACTGGAGGAAAACGGCAAGAGAGCTGAAAGAAGCGAAGATAACGGAGAAGACGGAGAAGAACAGTAACGATAACGGCCAAATTCAGATGGGTATTGCACCAGCTATTAGCAGTTAA